Genomic segment of Salvia splendens isolate huo1 chromosome 12, SspV2, whole genome shotgun sequence:
TGCAAATAAACATGAAACGGTGTCGTTTCCAATGCACAGCACCGTGCTGTGTTTTTCATGCACTGCAGGGGATCCATCCCCCCATTTTAATTACACTCCAATCTCCCTACTTCActcactttttctctctctaaacttACGTTATCAGATCCCGGATCTATTGATTGATTTTGCAGATCCAAAACCTACCTCTTAATTAGCTGAAGATTTTGGTTTGAGAGAGAAGGTGCGAGCATGTACGGTAGGGATCCATGGGGAGGGCCTCTGGAGATAGCGGCGGATTCCGCCACCGACGACGACCGGAGCCGGAACTTGCAGGATTACGATCGGGCGGCGCTGTCGCGGCCGCTCGATGAGACGCAGCAGAGCTGGCTGCTCGGCCCCGGCgagcagaagaagaagaggtATGTGGATCTCGGCTGCATTATCGTTAGCAGGAAGATCTTCATCTGGACTGTGGGGACCATCTTAGCTGCCGGATTACTAGCCGGATTTATCACCTTGATCGTCAAGACGGTGCCGCGCCACCACCACAAACCTCCGCCGCCGGATAATTACACGCTCGCGCTCAACAAGGCCCTCATGTTCTTCAATGCTCAGCGATGTGAGTGTTTTCAAACGTGATTCGCTGCTTAATTTGTTTTTATGCTTTTTGCATCTGATCAGTTTCCTTAGAATTGGGGGTGATTTCTCTGATTTGAATTAGTGAGTTGTTGTGATTTGATTTGTGGAGGTTGTTATTTTATTCTAGTTTTCATCCATTGGATGATTGTGATAGATGAATTGGAGTATGATCTGAAGGAAGGTTCTAatttgatgcagcttttgcagtaGAAAACTGATAAATTGAAGATTCATTGTATGTCTTTAATTATCAAGTTATGCGCAGTCTAATTATTGATGCTCCTGTTCACAGCTGGAAAACTACCGAAGCACAATAATGTATCGTGGAGAGGCAACTCTTGTGTGAATGACGGCGAGCCTGATACTCTGTTTAAAGATCTGTCGGGTGGCTATTATGATGCCGGAGATGCAATTAAGTTCAACTTTCCGCAAGCTTTTGCCATGACGATGTTGAGTTGGAGTGTAATTGAGTACAAGGGGAAATTCGAAGCAGCTGGAGAGCTTAACCACGTCAAAGATATAATCAAGTGGGGGACTGATTATTTTCTCAAGACTTTTAATCATACAGCTGATACTATAGACCGAATTGTGTCACAGGTATAACTCGGAACTGTGGAAATCCAATCCCATGAATCTTCACTTATATCATGCTAGGATAATCCTGTGCTTCCGTTAATGTCTTGCATCTCTTTAGCTTTCTGTCGAAAGGGGCACGAGTTATTCTTTTGCTTTGGTTATTCTCATCATTCGATCACCCTTACACAGCTTCTGTTGTTTAAAAGACTTCTCGATAGATTTCACCAGATACCTTGAATTGTCATAGGCTTAAGTAAAATATTGAGCATCTATAGTTCCTTATATGCAGGTAGGAAAAGGGGATACAACATCAGAGACAGAAAATGATCACTACTGTTGGATGCGGCCAGAGGACATTGATTATGATAGACCTGTCGAGGAATGTCACAGTTGCTCAGATCTGGCCGCAGAGATGGCTGCTTCGTTGGCTTCTGCATCTATAGTTTTCAAGGACAACAAGGCATACTCACAGAAGCTTGTCCATGGCGCTAAGACTCTCTTTAAGTTTTCTAGGGATCAGCGTGGTAGATATAGTAATGGTAATGAGGCAGCTAAGTTCTATAACTCTACTGGCTACTATGACGAGTTTGTTTGGGGAGCTGCTTGGTTGTACTATGCCACGGGCAACAATTCATATCTTCAGCTTGCTACACATCCTGGTATTGCCAAGAATGCAGGTGCATTCTGGGGAGGCCCCTACTATGGTGTGCTTAGTTGGGAAAACAAGCTTGCCGGTGCCCAGGTAAGCAACATAAATGCTAACATATTCTATCTGACGTCGGACTTAGCTacaacttaagtttatgtttGCTAGTTTATGGAGTATTACTTAGATTGACATTAGCAAATATCAGTTTGTGTTTTATCCTAATTGATCTTAAGGGGTACTCCCAAAATGCCAAAGCCGTCTTGCTTTTCATTTTAacttgctttttttttcttatcgGCCATTGTCACATGGGAAACTATTGTCTCTTTTCTGCAGTGTTGCTGTTTAGTGTCTACTTCTTGCGTGTGGGATTTGTGCTAATCAATTGCACAACCATCTTTTGTTTCCCTGGCAGGTGCTTCTGAGTCGTCTAAGGTTATTCCTGAGCCCTGGCTATCCTTACGAAGAGATTTTGAAAACATACCACAACCAGACCAGCATATTCATGTGCTCATTCCTGCCATATTATACGTCCTTTAACAGAACAAGAGGTAATCTAATTTTCTACATAGCATCTCATCCATAGTAACTAGTAAGTGGTTTATTTCTGTTGGATGCTTTAGTGATTTTTCTGATAATCATGAGCAGGTGGCTTGATCCAGTTAAATCACGGGAACCCTCAGCCTCTTCAGTACGCAGTCAATGCAGCTTTCCTGGCTACCTTGTTTAGTGACTACATGAAAGCTGCTGATACACCTGGCTGGTATTGTGGGCCTCGATTTTACTCAACAGATATCCTCCGTAACTTTGCAGAGACCCAGGTACGATTCACTTCATATACAAAGAGTGCTGTTTTGACTTTAATATTGGTGATGGTTTAACAACTAGTACATATCTTTGCTCCCATTTCTCCAGATAAATTATATCCTTGGTAAGAATCCTAGAAAGATGAGTTATGTTGTGGGTTTCGGCAATCACTATCCGAAGCATGTCCACCACAGAGGTGCCTCCATTCCAAAGAACAAGGTTAAGTATAGCTGCAAGGGAGGATGGAAATGGAGGGACACGTCCAAGCCGAACCCTAATACTATTGTTGGAGCTATGGTTGCTGGTCCTGACAAACACGATGGTTTCCGTGATGTTCGCTCTAACTACAACTACACAGAGCCAACGCTCGCAGGAAATGCTGGGTTAGTTGCAGCCCTTGTGGCCCTGTCTGGAGAAAAGACTGCCGGCATTGACAAAAACACGATTTTCTCGGCCGTGCCACCCATGTTTCCgacgccaccaccaccaccagcaccTTGGAAGCCATAGATCCTACttctatctttttctttctGCTGTGTGACTGGACGATTCGGATACTCGAAGTTTTTGCTAATTTTGGGGAAGAATCTTCAACTTTGAAGGAAGGAACAAGTAGGCTGAAGATCGGAGTTGGAACATAGCTGGCTATTTGGAAAATTGTCCAAATCTAAAAAGAAGAATCTTTGCCAACTCAATTTACTTGGAAATTGTGATAGTGtgtatgtatatgtatgtaTCAACACCAACATGTATTCTTTGAACAATAGAGTTTGAACATGAACTGCCAATTTGCTG
This window contains:
- the LOC121758633 gene encoding endoglucanase 25-like, which encodes MYGRDPWGGPLEIAADSATDDDRSRNLQDYDRAALSRPLDETQQSWLLGPGEQKKKRYVDLGCIIVSRKIFIWTVGTILAAGLLAGFITLIVKTVPRHHHKPPPPDNYTLALNKALMFFNAQRSGKLPKHNNVSWRGNSCVNDGEPDTLFKDLSGGYYDAGDAIKFNFPQAFAMTMLSWSVIEYKGKFEAAGELNHVKDIIKWGTDYFLKTFNHTADTIDRIVSQVGKGDTTSETENDHYCWMRPEDIDYDRPVEECHSCSDLAAEMAASLASASIVFKDNKAYSQKLVHGAKTLFKFSRDQRGRYSNGNEAAKFYNSTGYYDEFVWGAAWLYYATGNNSYLQLATHPGIAKNAGAFWGGPYYGVLSWENKLAGAQVLLSRLRLFLSPGYPYEEILKTYHNQTSIFMCSFLPYYTSFNRTRGGLIQLNHGNPQPLQYAVNAAFLATLFSDYMKAADTPGWYCGPRFYSTDILRNFAETQINYILGKNPRKMSYVVGFGNHYPKHVHHRGASIPKNKVKYSCKGGWKWRDTSKPNPNTIVGAMVAGPDKHDGFRDVRSNYNYTEPTLAGNAGLVAALVALSGEKTAGIDKNTIFSAVPPMFPTPPPPPAPWKP